A genomic segment from Aegilops tauschii subsp. strangulata cultivar AL8/78 chromosome 1, Aet v6.0, whole genome shotgun sequence encodes:
- the LOC120972598 gene encoding secreted RxLR effector protein 161-like: MEHRLKLVKNTGEAVDATRYRSIIGSLRYLVNTRPDIAYAVGVASRFMEAPGKQHWAIIRQILRYVRGTLNYGCPYKAGKGTGLTGFSDSDHAGDLTDRKSTTGLVFFMGPSVITWSSQKQKIVALSSCEAEYIAAATQAVWLRELVSEMLGTGKQKVQLKIDNKSAIEVNKNLVHHERSKHIDLRYHYIRECVEERKVEVEHVRTKDQLADILTKSLGRAKFTELRCRLGIIQVK, encoded by the coding sequence ATGGAGCATCGCTTGAAGCTTGTCAAGAACACTGGAGAGGCGGTCGATGCAACCAGGTATCGCAGTATCATTGGGAGTCTGAGATATCTGGTGAATACACGCCCGGATATTGCCTATGCTGTGGGTGTGGCTAGCAGATTCATGGAAGCACCTGGGAAGCAACACTGGGCGATCATCAGACAGATTTTGAGGTATGTTCGAGGCACACTGAACTATGGTTGCCCATACAAGGCAGGGAAAGGAACTGGTCTGACAGGGTTCAGCGACAGCGACCATGCCGGCGATCTGACAGACAGGAAGAGCACGACAGGTCTTGTGTTCTTCATGGGGCCTAGTGTCATCACTTGGAGCTCCCAGAAACAGAAGATCGTGGCTTTATCTTCCTGTGAGGCTGAATATATAGCAGCAGCTACACAAGCTGTTTGGCTCAGAGAACTAGTTTCAGAGATGCTTGGAACAGGGAAGCAGAAAGTACAACTCAAGATCGACAACAAGTCAGCAATTGAGGTAAACAAAAACCTAGTGCACCATGAGAGGAGCAAACACATTGACTTGAGGTATCACTACATCAGAGAATGTGTTGAAGAAAGAAAAGTGGAGGTTGAGCATGTTCGAACTAAAGATCAGTTGGCTGATATACTGACAAAGTCACTTGGGCGTGCTAAGTTCACAGAACTCCGGTGCAGACTTGGGATCATTCAGGTCAAGTGA
- the LOC120972599 gene encoding uncharacterized protein, which produces MAGSDVEKATKKKEEEEAAAEASALGKSLARLSIEEGSGVRVVERIVHGGGGGAPPMMLNRTNYSDWAMITKLQLQADELWRVVETGQGTDRDDRRAMIALLKGVLPELMRILGAKATSKEAWDTLKTMRVGVERVREAKAQTHRSEYEVLRYKDGEGIESYVMRLRTIIDDLQALGDPVDEHKAVLKSLVDTKQLSLEELCGRLLVVEEREREETPAPGAQLLYTIDQWRAHEKQLDQGGASSGSGAGHGRGNGKPKNLHGGSGRGQGGGRGNGGPATPKQKGNCRYCGIPGHWAKECRKKERDQREQPDQQANVAQVDVEQPGLLLATCAVVNGESVNGGAREPGTEIFHNEARVVPVATDDDRWYLDTGASNHMTGRRDMLSELDETVRGTVHFGDGSVVQICGRGVVLFTCRNGEHRALADVYYIPQLRTSIVSIGQLDERGCKAVIEDGELCLYDRQRLLLARVRQTSNRLYVVALNLAVPVCLLAGAQDDA; this is translated from the exons ATGGCCGGCAGCGACGTCGAGAAGGCgacgaagaagaaagaggaagaagaggccGCGGCGGAGGCATCGGCGCTTGGAAAGTCCCTGGCCCGTCTCTCCATCGAGGAGGGGTCGGGGGTGCGCGTCGTGGAGCGCATCGTgcacggtggtggcggcggcgcgccTCCGATGATGCTCAATCGCACCAACTACTCTGATTGGGCCATGATCACTAAGCTACAGTTGCAGGCCGACGAACTGTGGCGCGTGGTGGAGACAGGCCAAGGGACGGACCGTGACGACCGGCGCGCCATGATCGCCCTCCTCAAGGGGGTCCTGCCGGAGCTCATGCGGATCCTCGGCGCCAAGGCCACTTCCAAGGAGGCATGGGACACTCTGAAGACCATGCGTGTCGGCGTCGAGCGCGTGCGCGAGGCCAAGGCGCAAACTCACCGGTCGGAGTACGAGGTGCTTCGGTACAAGGACGGTGAGGGAATCGAGTCGTACGTGATGCGGCTCAGGACGATCATCGACGACCTGCAGGCGCTCGGCGATCCCGTGGACGAGCACAAGGCCGTCCTCAAG TCGCTCGTCGACACCAAGCAGCTTTCCCTCGAGGAACTCTGCGGCCGGCTCCTTGTCGTCGAGGAGCGAGAGCGCGAGGAGACCCCGGCGCCCGGCGCGCAGCTGCTGTACACCATCGATCAGTGGCGGGCGCACGAGAAGCAGCTGGACCAGGGCGGCGCGTCCTCAGGCTCTGGAGCGGGGCATGGACGCGGGAACGGCAAGCCAAAGAACCTCCATGGCGGGAGCGGCCGTGGCCAGGGCGGTGGCCGCGGCAACGGTGGTCCAGCGACGCCCAAGCAAAAGGGCAACTGCCGCTACTGCGGCATCCCAGGTCACTGGGCCAAAGAATGCCGCAAGAAGGAAAGGGACCAGCGGGAGCAGCCGGACCAACAGGCAAACGTCGCCCAGGTCGACGTCGAGCAGCCGGGCTTGTTGCTGGCCACCTGCGCGGTGGTGAACGGCGAGAGCGTGAACGGCGGCGCACGTGAACCGGGCACGGAGATCTTCCACAACGAAGCGCGGGTCGTGCCCGTGGCGACGGACGACGACCGCTGGTACCTCGATACCGGCGCCAGCAACCACATGACAGGGCGCCGCGACATGCTCTCGGAGCTCGACGAGACGGTACGAGGTACTGTACATTTTGGTGACGGCTCGGTCGTGCAGATTTGTGGGCGCGGCGTTGTGCTCTTCACGTGCCGTAACGGTGAACATCGCGCACTCGCCGACGTCTACTACATCCCGCAACTACGCACAAGCATCGTCAGCATCGGGCAGCTCGACGAGCGCGGCTGCAAAGCCGTGATCGAGGACGGGGAACTCTGCCTGTATGACAGGCAGAGGCTGCTGCTCGCGCGGGTGCGGCAGACGAGCAACCGGCTTTACGTCGTGGCTCTGAACTTGGCCGTACCCGTGTGCCTCCTCGCCGGAGCTCAGGACGATGCCTAG